A region of Candidatus Roizmanbacteria bacterium DNA encodes the following proteins:
- a CDS encoding DNA helicase UvrD, whose product MKYDVVDLHLHSHYAYATSKDLTLEGLYYWGKMKGVTIIGTGDFTHPAWFSELSEKLVQSQGGFYTLKDDISRGIDASLPQSVRENPCLFVPTVEISSIYSRHDKTRKVHSCIVVPSLEKAGELNAKFSKIGNLAADGRPTLGLDTRDLFEIVLNLHEDTLFFPAHIWTPWFGIFGSKSGFDSLEEAFGDLRSEVYAIETGLSSDPYMNWRVEDLEPVTILSNSDAHSPQKIGREATVIATDLNYKTMVHAIKTNNGRLRGTIEFFPEEGKYHFDGHRKCAVRLSPKQTEEHGGICPVCHTRVTVGVENRVDSLAARPDSYKPSHKQIEYIVPLSEILAEIEGVGVNTKTVKRMYQEIIMALGSEFELLRSVPVSEIESAGFYKLSVLVERMRKKDLIIEPGYDGEYGTVRFFQSTKERESLGEQANLL is encoded by the coding sequence ATGAAATACGACGTTGTTGATCTCCATCTTCACTCCCACTATGCATATGCCACAAGCAAGGATCTCACACTTGAGGGATTGTATTACTGGGGGAAAATGAAAGGGGTGACAATTATCGGCACCGGCGATTTTACACATCCTGCATGGTTCTCGGAACTCTCTGAAAAGCTTGTGCAGTCACAAGGCGGCTTTTATACCTTGAAAGATGATATTTCCCGGGGAATTGATGCAAGTTTACCGCAGTCTGTAAGAGAGAATCCCTGTCTGTTTGTGCCCACAGTTGAGATTTCGTCTATCTACTCACGACATGATAAAACACGCAAAGTCCATAGTTGTATTGTGGTCCCTTCTTTGGAAAAAGCCGGTGAGTTGAATGCTAAATTTTCCAAGATCGGGAATCTGGCTGCGGACGGCCGTCCGACGTTAGGTCTCGATACACGGGATCTGTTTGAAATTGTACTCAATCTGCATGAGGATACTCTCTTTTTTCCGGCACATATCTGGACGCCGTGGTTCGGAATATTCGGTTCTAAATCAGGATTTGATTCTCTTGAGGAGGCATTCGGAGATCTGAGAAGTGAAGTGTATGCGATCGAAACAGGTCTTTCATCAGACCCGTATATGAATTGGCGGGTTGAAGATCTGGAGCCTGTAACAATACTTTCAAACTCAGATGCTCACTCTCCGCAAAAAATCGGCAGGGAAGCTACCGTTATTGCAACTGATTTGAATTATAAAACTATGGTTCATGCAATTAAAACAAATAATGGCAGATTGCGGGGGACGATTGAATTTTTTCCGGAAGAGGGAAAGTACCACTTTGACGGCCATCGTAAATGTGCCGTACGACTTTCTCCGAAACAAACGGAAGAACATGGCGGAATTTGTCCGGTTTGTCATACGAGAGTGACTGTCGGGGTTGAGAATAGAGTGGATTCGCTCGCCGCCCGTCCTGATTCATATAAGCCGTCTCACAAACAAATCGAATACATCGTCCCGCTTTCAGAAATACTAGCGGAAATTGAGGGCGTGGGAGTCAATACCAAAACAGTTAAGAGGATGTATCAGGAAATCATTATGGCACTTGGATCGGAGTTTGAACTTCTGCGGAGCGTCCCCGTATCTGAGATTGAAAGTGCGGGATTTTATAAACTGTCAGTTCTTGTGGAGCGCATGCGTAAAAAAGATCTGATTATCGAACCTGGTTATGACGGTGAATACGGGACAGTCAGGTTTTTCCAAAGCACTAAAGAAAGAGAATCACTTGGTGAGCAGGCAAATCTGCTGTAG
- the mutS gene encoding DNA mismatch repair protein MutS produces MHDFSTPMMQQYMEVKKQYPDCLLFFRMGDFYELFLEDAEIGAKALEITLTSRARGQDGRIPMAGVPYHAVDSYLAKLIKSGFKVAICEQVSLPDGKGLVDRKVIRIVTPGTVLDDQSLNQKENNYIMSLFFHNNTIGFALADLTTGHFHMTQFDGADGTVLDDEIVRLRPSECVLFDEQYNDPDILGRLSRHDGLNINTFGSSKQFKMKAREILSAQFGRQIELFDVSKDKRAVYAAGLLLHYLQYTQKSSIPHFKTITHVPKAHHMYLDRATIINLELFSTIRNRETRGSLIQYLDRTATAMGGRKLRTWLKNPLIEKNEILKRHEAVEELLKNHDIRKSLREHLRQTHDVERTIARISLEAGNARDLVSLQDSLSHIFQIKKAIAKAKSPLLQELYKSVDEKVQEIITFIEKHIVRDPPFDLKQGGLIKEGVDSTLDKLRSIIAKDKEWLQILEKQEQEKTGISSLKVKFNSVFGYYIEISKSNLHLVPEEYIRKQTLVNGERYITQELKEKEESILTGEEKSHDMEYAIFCEVREWVVDRITLIQQAADAIAVLDCLLTFADIAEQEQFVRPILTDENAITIMAGRHPVVESIFEDRQFVPNDALLDDGKHQVTIITGPNMAGKSVFLRQVATIVLLSQIGSFVPAKEAKLCVVDRIFVRSGASDMIADGLSTFMVEMVESAQILHKATSKSLVIMDEIGRGTSTYDGISIAWAVAEYLVTGTEKPKTLFATHYHELQELEDNYPDRISNAHMAVTDQDGEPVFL; encoded by the coding sequence ATGCACGACTTCTCAACACCCATGATGCAGCAGTACATGGAAGTGAAAAAGCAGTATCCGGATTGTCTGTTGTTTTTTCGCATGGGGGACTTCTATGAGCTGTTTTTAGAAGATGCCGAGATCGGTGCAAAGGCTCTTGAGATCACGCTCACCAGTCGTGCGCGCGGGCAGGACGGCCGGATACCAATGGCCGGAGTTCCGTATCATGCGGTGGATTCATACCTTGCGAAACTTATTAAATCAGGATTTAAAGTCGCAATCTGTGAACAGGTAAGTCTTCCTGATGGAAAAGGATTGGTTGACCGGAAGGTAATTCGCATTGTCACGCCTGGTACTGTCCTTGATGATCAATCACTTAACCAAAAGGAAAATAATTATATTATGTCTTTGTTCTTTCACAACAACACGATAGGCTTTGCCCTTGCTGATCTGACGACAGGACATTTTCATATGACGCAGTTTGACGGTGCGGACGGCACTGTCCTTGATGATGAGATCGTGCGGTTGAGACCGTCTGAATGTGTCCTTTTTGACGAACAATACAATGATCCAGATATTCTAGGTCGTCTTTCCCGACATGACGGACTCAACATCAATACCTTCGGGTCTTCGAAACAGTTCAAAATGAAAGCCCGGGAGATATTGTCAGCACAGTTCGGCCGTCAGATCGAACTTTTTGATGTCTCAAAAGACAAACGGGCTGTTTACGCAGCTGGCCTTCTGCTGCATTATTTGCAGTACACCCAAAAAAGCAGTATTCCTCATTTTAAAACTATAACTCATGTACCGAAAGCGCATCATATGTATCTTGATCGGGCAACGATCATCAATCTTGAATTGTTTTCGACGATCAGAAACAGAGAGACTCGCGGAAGTCTGATTCAGTACCTTGACAGGACTGCGACTGCCATGGGCGGCCGGAAACTGCGGACCTGGCTTAAAAATCCTCTCATTGAAAAAAATGAAATACTTAAAAGGCACGAAGCAGTAGAGGAATTGTTAAAAAATCACGACATCAGGAAATCTCTGCGCGAGCATTTGCGGCAGACTCACGATGTTGAGCGTACCATTGCCCGAATATCTCTTGAAGCTGGGAATGCCCGTGATTTGGTCAGTCTTCAGGATTCCTTGTCTCATATTTTTCAAATAAAAAAAGCGATTGCAAAAGCGAAAAGTCCTTTGCTGCAGGAGCTGTATAAGTCAGTCGATGAAAAAGTACAGGAAATAATTACGTTTATTGAAAAACATATTGTTCGTGATCCTCCGTTTGACCTGAAACAAGGCGGCCTTATCAAAGAGGGAGTGGATTCAACTTTGGACAAACTGCGCAGCATAATCGCAAAAGACAAAGAATGGCTTCAAATTCTGGAAAAGCAGGAACAGGAGAAAACCGGAATATCATCTCTTAAAGTAAAGTTCAATTCGGTATTCGGCTACTACATTGAGATAAGTAAATCGAATTTGCATTTGGTTCCGGAAGAATATATCAGAAAGCAGACTTTAGTAAACGGGGAACGGTATATTACCCAGGAATTAAAAGAAAAAGAAGAGTCTATTCTGACGGGAGAAGAGAAATCACACGACATGGAATATGCAATTTTTTGTGAAGTCCGTGAGTGGGTGGTTGATCGTATTACGTTGATACAGCAGGCAGCGGATGCCATTGCGGTACTTGATTGTTTGTTGACATTTGCGGATATTGCCGAGCAGGAGCAATTTGTCAGACCGATACTTACCGACGAGAATGCCATTACCATTATGGCCGGCCGACATCCGGTTGTTGAGTCAATCTTTGAGGATCGGCAGTTTGTGCCGAATGATGCGCTTCTTGATGACGGAAAGCATCAGGTGACAATTATAACCGGCCCCAATATGGCCGGAAAATCCGTTTTCTTGCGGCAGGTTGCAACAATAGTTTTGTTAAGCCAAATCGGTTCGTTCGTGCCGGCAAAAGAAGCAAAGCTCTGCGTCGTTGACAGAATCTTTGTCAGAAGCGGGGCATCCGATATGATCGCAGACGGGCTATCCACGTTCATGGTGGAGATGGTAGAAAGTGCACAAATTCTGCACAAAGCAACATCAAAAAGTCTCGTGATTATGGATGAAATCGGAAGAGGAACAAGTACCTACGACGGTATCAGTATTGCCTGGGCAGTTGCCGAGTATTTAGTTACGGGTACGGAAAAACCCAAAACTCTTTTTGCAACTCATTATCATGAACTCCAGGAGTTGGAGGACAACTATCCTGACCGCATTTCCAATGCTCATATGGCAGTTACGGACCAGGACGGGGAACCGGTATTTCTGTAA
- a CDS encoding C4-dicarboxylate ABC transporter: protein MNSVAVVSIIALVLAIVLGILKPKLNVGLIAIALSFLVGSFFAGLTDKEIAVLFPSNLFLMLVGVTSFFGVAEQNGLLDGIAARSIRLIRGRRELLPIVFFIFSFVLSAIGPGNIAATAVLAPIGMGLAYKLKANQLLMAILIVTGANAGAFSPVAPTGVILSGLASDIQAGETKTILQVFAMSALIQSVSALLAYVLFNRIQKKQEPAKEIPCEECIPLTSYQWLSVGAILTVLAATILFDVSLGLATFTGALLLMLFDTNIAEKVVARIPWETILLVTGVSILIGVMEKAGGLEMATDILAAYTPQGLIHAALAFITGLVSAYSSSSGVVMPAFIPLIPGIIEKMGAGNPVTMLIAIAVGSHMVDVSPLSTLGALCIANAKEDRQKLFQRLMIWGLSMAVFGSILSFLFLDLLI, encoded by the coding sequence ATGAACAGTGTTGCGGTTGTGTCAATAATCGCATTAGTTTTAGCGATTGTTCTTGGAATTCTGAAACCCAAGCTCAACGTCGGACTGATTGCAATTGCCCTGAGTTTTCTCGTCGGGTCATTTTTTGCCGGTTTGACCGACAAAGAAATTGCCGTACTCTTTCCTTCCAATCTGTTTCTGATGCTTGTCGGCGTTACTTCATTCTTCGGCGTTGCCGAGCAGAACGGATTATTGGACGGAATTGCTGCCCGGAGTATCCGGCTGATTCGCGGCAGGAGAGAACTTCTTCCGATTGTTTTCTTTATTTTTTCGTTTGTCCTTTCTGCAATCGGACCCGGAAACATCGCCGCAACTGCAGTTCTTGCACCTATCGGGATGGGGCTTGCTTATAAACTAAAAGCTAACCAGCTTCTCATGGCAATACTTATTGTAACAGGAGCGAATGCCGGGGCCTTTTCTCCGGTTGCGCCAACCGGGGTGATTTTGAGCGGACTTGCATCAGACATACAAGCCGGAGAAACAAAAACGATTCTGCAGGTTTTTGCAATGTCTGCACTGATCCAATCCGTATCTGCTCTTTTGGCGTATGTTTTGTTCAACAGGATACAAAAGAAACAGGAGCCCGCGAAAGAAATTCCCTGTGAAGAATGTATTCCTCTCACCTCATATCAGTGGCTTTCCGTGGGTGCCATTCTGACTGTGCTTGCTGCAACAATTCTATTTGATGTTTCGCTGGGTCTTGCCACCTTTACCGGAGCTCTTCTCCTTATGCTTTTTGACACGAACATTGCCGAAAAAGTTGTTGCAAGAATTCCTTGGGAAACCATTTTGCTTGTCACCGGTGTCAGCATCCTTATCGGAGTGATGGAAAAAGCCGGAGGTCTGGAAATGGCAACCGATATTCTTGCGGCGTATACCCCGCAAGGACTCATCCATGCAGCTCTTGCATTCATCACCGGACTCGTCTCTGCCTACAGCAGTTCTTCAGGAGTCGTCATGCCGGCTTTTATACCTCTTATCCCTGGTATTATTGAAAAAATGGGAGCCGGGAATCCTGTGACAATGCTCATTGCAATAGCTGTCGGATCACATATGGTTGATGTCAGCCCGCTCTCGACACTCGGAGCTCTTTGTATTGCCAATGCAAAAGAAGATCGGCAGAAGCTTTTTCAAAGGCTCATGATCTGGGGATTATCCATGGCCGTGTTCGGATCAATTCTTTCGTTTCTGTTCCTCGACCTGCTCATTTAA
- a CDS encoding prepilin-type N-terminal cleavage/methylation domain-containing protein — protein sequence MKKQSGFTLIELIIVISIISVLMTLGIGSYAHAQKSARDAKREAEMKEIMFALTKYYVDHGQYPPTPPSYGENNCSGWDTSNTDGDNDGIFFLDPLVEGGYLDRSYRDPLDTRSTSCGGHGTAQGHNYFYYRYTAGQYGCPAARGQYVVLGFGTAETSNGPHPHSEGLICSGHDWHDTLDFVMHRFER from the coding sequence ATGAAAAAGCAATCAGGTTTTACTCTTATTGAACTCATCATTGTAATCAGTATCATCAGCGTACTGATGACTCTCGGTATCGGTTCATATGCACATGCTCAAAAAAGCGCCAGGGACGCGAAACGAGAAGCAGAAATGAAAGAAATCATGTTCGCATTGACCAAATATTATGTCGATCACGGGCAGTATCCCCCGACGCCGCCCTCATATGGAGAGAACAACTGTTCAGGATGGGATACATCAAATACAGATGGGGACAATGACGGAATTTTCTTTTTAGATCCCCTTGTGGAAGGCGGGTATCTGGACAGATCATATCGGGATCCGTTGGACACCCGCAGCACTTCCTGCGGCGGTCATGGTACAGCACAAGGGCACAACTACTTCTATTACCGCTATACGGCGGGACAGTACGGTTGCCCGGCAGCACGCGGCCAATATGTAGTTCTTGGTTTCGGAACGGCAGAAACTTCAAACGGGCCTCATCCACACAGTGAAGGGCTTATCTGTTCAGGCCATGACTGGCACGATACTCTCGATTTTGTGATGCATCGCTTCGAGAGATAA
- a CDS encoding radical SAM protein, producing the protein MSETTVLHRHRNLYTDKVDDYQFVFKPVSERGVTVLNKPSAFVFNLINDKRTVGDIFKAAKKKDPAVTLKDIEKIIEDLVNTEIVYGDELRPKYKAAFPAQRRLTAWFHITNQCNLRCTYCYISKTAHKMTDAIGEKTIDKLLTDGKKNGFNTVKLSFAGGECLLEFKRLIHFVEYGTEKAKELGVKIEFGVVTNGVLITDKVAKTLKKYNIQVAVSLDGFGKSNDMQRVFADGSGTFKYIMRGIKTLQKHGNQVFLLMTITRHNIKNIPDLFKFCLENRIIFATNLFRDNPCAYSDLGMDMNDAAKYLKKSFKLAYKYVPEINDPEYFAVLVDSMFDRVQVSRAHNRACGIGNNYITISHKGDVAICPMTISDPVGSINDEDIVHTMIKKSFIYGKKLITEIAAGCQTCPWRQVCCGGCPLAYLHKEASHAQPDYCAVYKALIPELLRIEARRIIKWGMIENAIH; encoded by the coding sequence ATGTCAGAAACTACAGTATTACATCGCCACAGAAATCTCTACACCGACAAGGTTGACGATTACCAGTTTGTATTTAAACCGGTATCTGAGCGTGGTGTAACTGTTTTGAATAAGCCCTCTGCATTTGTCTTCAATCTCATAAATGATAAACGGACAGTCGGGGATATTTTCAAAGCAGCCAAAAAAAAGGATCCCGCCGTCACATTGAAAGATATTGAAAAAATTATTGAAGATCTGGTAAATACTGAGATCGTATACGGTGATGAACTGCGACCGAAATATAAAGCGGCATTCCCTGCTCAGCGCAGATTGACTGCCTGGTTTCATATTACCAATCAGTGCAACCTGCGATGTACTTACTGTTATATCTCCAAAACGGCACATAAAATGACCGATGCTATTGGTGAAAAGACCATTGATAAACTGCTCACTGACGGAAAGAAGAACGGATTTAATACCGTGAAACTTTCGTTCGCAGGCGGAGAATGTCTCCTTGAGTTTAAACGACTCATTCACTTTGTGGAATACGGTACAGAAAAGGCAAAAGAGCTCGGTGTTAAGATTGAGTTTGGAGTCGTGACAAACGGGGTGCTTATTACCGATAAAGTGGCAAAAACACTTAAAAAATATAATATTCAGGTCGCAGTATCTCTTGATGGCTTCGGAAAATCAAATGATATGCAGCGCGTATTTGCCGACGGATCAGGAACATTCAAATATATCATGCGAGGCATTAAAACACTCCAGAAACACGGCAACCAAGTCTTTCTATTGATGACAATCACAAGACACAATATTAAAAACATCCCCGATCTTTTTAAATTTTGTCTTGAAAACAGAATCATCTTTGCTACTAATTTGTTCCGTGATAATCCCTGTGCATATTCTGACTTGGGGATGGATATGAATGACGCTGCGAAGTATCTGAAAAAGTCATTTAAACTGGCATACAAATATGTACCAGAGATCAATGATCCGGAGTATTTTGCCGTGCTGGTTGACAGTATGTTTGACCGAGTACAGGTTTCCCGTGCTCACAATCGTGCCTGCGGTATCGGGAATAACTACATCACCATCTCACATAAAGGAGATGTGGCTATTTGCCCGATGACGATTTCTGATCCCGTCGGATCCATAAACGATGAAGACATTGTGCATACCATGATCAAAAAAAGTTTTATTTACGGGAAAAAACTCATTACGGAGATTGCTGCCGGTTGTCAAACCTGTCCATGGAGACAGGTCTGCTGCGGCGGTTGCCCTCTCGCCTATCTCCATAAAGAGGCAAGTCATGCTCAGCCTGACTACTGTGCGGTCTATAAAGCTCTCATTCCTGAATTACTTCGTATTGAGGCACGGCGTATTATTAAATGGGGGATGATTGAGAACGCAATCCATTAA
- a CDS encoding pantoate--beta-alanine ligase, translating into MTIYNNIKQVKNLINEHVKNGKSIGFIPTMGALHIGHLSLVQQARRENDIVAVSVFVNPKQFNNPDDLKRYPRTIEHDKKLIEDYADVLFIPEADEIYPEGFGTTVHVFPLADIAEGAFRPGHFDGMSTVVLKLFNLVQPTRAYFGKKDYQQYLIVRQMVRDLNVPVQIVGCDTVRESTGLALSSRNMRLTPKERLKAAVIYQALSEAKKCIINGERDTHVIRVRIEKMLSVEPLWRTEYIEIRSIQDFSEPLHIMSDSVILIAGYMGEVRLIDNIEIPIS; encoded by the coding sequence ATGACAATCTATAATAATATCAAACAAGTTAAAAACCTAATTAACGAACATGTTAAAAATGGAAAATCTATAGGATTTATTCCTACGATGGGTGCGCTTCATATAGGGCATCTTTCTTTGGTACAACAAGCCAGAAGGGAGAATGATATTGTCGCGGTTTCGGTTTTTGTAAATCCAAAGCAATTCAATAATCCTGATGATTTGAAAAGATATCCACGAACAATAGAGCATGACAAAAAGCTCATTGAAGATTATGCTGATGTTTTATTTATACCTGAAGCAGATGAAATATACCCTGAGGGCTTCGGCACCACAGTTCATGTCTTCCCGCTAGCCGATATCGCAGAAGGAGCTTTCAGACCCGGACATTTTGACGGAATGTCAACAGTTGTCCTCAAACTTTTTAATCTGGTACAGCCGACACGTGCATATTTCGGAAAAAAAGATTATCAGCAGTATCTTATTGTCAGGCAAATGGTCCGGGACTTGAACGTCCCTGTTCAGATTGTGGGTTGTGATACAGTGAGAGAGTCTACAGGTCTGGCGCTTTCTTCACGAAATATGCGTCTGACGCCTAAAGAGCGTTTGAAAGCGGCAGTTATATATCAAGCCTTATCAGAAGCGAAAAAATGCATTATAAATGGAGAGAGAGATACTCATGTTATTCGGGTAAGAATCGAGAAGATGCTGTCTGTGGAACCGTTATGGAGAACGGAATATATTGAAATACGTTCAATACAGGACTTTTCTGAACCCCTTCATATCATGTCGGATTCGGTGATTCTCATAGCCGGCTATATGGGTGAAGTTCGTTTGATAGATAATATTGAAATACCTATCTCATGA
- the mutL gene encoding DNA mismatch repair endonuclease MutL produces the protein MGIIHHLPDHLINQIAAGEVIERPVYILKELLDNAIDASAKSIIIRLSGFGMEAIEVIDDGIGMTREDIELSYLRHTTSKIYDEDDLQNIQSFGFRGEALASIASVCRLSIASRTPDDIAGYRVIIENGKKTDARIVPMPQGTDISVSHIFTKTPARKKFLRSEQTEYRHIISMISSYALSFPAIRFQIFHNNKLTATYPAVSDFEARLELLLPGSVLKELIPVSEVQEYLSLSGYISKPQLTYKTTKQYFLYLNGRPITDTTIAGAIKDAYGTLLSPTDYPQVIIHLEIPHHLVDVNVHPRKEEVKFMQPKAVYQAVYDGIVKSLKSQNLRFYDKRWQNTENAPELQIRDGGTQTYAAHRLKEQVLGSPKDFDTKDLMQIHDTYILLQAKGGLLLIDQHAAHERVLYERFLKAYEEGLSQKDIYTYKQPISLDLSLSEQETVKEYQERIIKFGIMLQANNNKWELCSVPDLMKDRDPLSLLREMLEILQESESMQTVDSYAHKMITYLACRSAIKAGDPLTKVRMKELIDSLKNVENPYTCPHGRPLQVSVDLKTIDKMFKR, from the coding sequence ATGGGAATTATTCATCACCTTCCTGATCATCTGATCAACCAAATAGCCGCCGGTGAGGTGATTGAACGGCCGGTTTACATCCTGAAAGAGCTTCTTGACAATGCAATAGATGCTTCTGCAAAATCGATTATTATCAGGCTGTCAGGTTTCGGGATGGAGGCAATTGAAGTTATTGATGACGGAATCGGTATGACCCGGGAAGATATAGAACTCTCATATCTCCGGCACACTACCAGTAAGATCTATGATGAAGATGATCTTCAAAACATTCAATCGTTCGGTTTCCGCGGTGAAGCTTTGGCGAGTATCGCATCAGTATGCCGTCTTTCTATAGCAAGCCGCACTCCCGATGATATCGCCGGGTACCGAGTCATTATTGAAAACGGAAAAAAAACGGATGCCAGAATTGTCCCTATGCCTCAAGGTACCGATATCTCGGTCAGTCATATTTTTACCAAAACTCCCGCCCGAAAAAAATTTTTACGATCGGAGCAGACTGAATATCGACACATTATATCCATGATCAGCTCGTACGCACTGAGTTTTCCCGCAATCAGATTTCAGATTTTTCATAACAATAAACTGACTGCAACATATCCCGCTGTCTCGGATTTTGAAGCACGGTTGGAGCTTCTTCTTCCCGGATCCGTTTTGAAAGAACTTATTCCCGTGAGTGAAGTGCAGGAATATCTTTCTCTGTCAGGATATATATCAAAACCACAACTTACCTACAAAACGACGAAACAGTATTTTTTGTATTTAAACGGACGGCCTATCACAGATACGACAATAGCAGGTGCCATTAAAGATGCCTACGGGACGCTCCTTTCACCGACTGATTATCCGCAAGTGATCATACATCTTGAAATTCCACATCATCTGGTCGATGTAAATGTCCATCCGAGAAAAGAGGAGGTGAAGTTCATGCAACCGAAAGCAGTCTATCAGGCGGTGTATGACGGTATTGTCAAAAGCTTGAAGAGTCAAAACCTAAGATTTTATGATAAAAGGTGGCAGAATACGGAGAATGCTCCCGAACTTCAGATCCGGGACGGAGGAACACAGACATATGCTGCGCACAGACTCAAAGAGCAAGTCCTAGGATCACCGAAAGATTTTGATACGAAAGATCTTATGCAGATCCATGACACATATATCCTGTTACAGGCGAAAGGCGGCTTGCTTCTTATTGATCAGCATGCAGCACATGAGCGAGTGTTATATGAACGGTTCCTCAAGGCATATGAAGAAGGACTCTCCCAAAAAGATATTTATACGTACAAACAACCAATATCACTGGATTTGTCGCTATCGGAACAGGAAACGGTAAAAGAATATCAGGAACGTATTATAAAATTCGGAATTATGCTGCAAGCTAATAATAATAAATGGGAGCTTTGTTCCGTTCCTGATCTGATGAAAGACCGTGATCCCTTGTCTCTTCTGAGGGAGATGCTCGAGATCCTGCAGGAAAGCGAGAGCATGCAAACCGTAGATTCCTATGCTCATAAGATGATTACTTACCTGGCATGTCGAAGCGCTATTAAGGCAGGAGATCCGCTCACAAAAGTACGGATGAAAGAACTTATTGATTCTCTGAAGAATGTAGAGAACCCCTATACCTGTCCCCACGGAAGACCGCTTCAAGTATCAGTTGATCTAAAAACTATCGACAAGATGTTTAAGCGGTAA
- a CDS encoding general stress protein, whose protein sequence is MSQTVIGVFKTQNEAEHAINSLKDLGYEPQNMSIIMKDIKKAEEVGENTGVHVAEGAASGAATGGIIGGLIGLLAGIGAITIPGLGAVLIGGPIAAALGLTGAAATTASGAVTGALAGGLVGALVGLGVPENEAKEYEEHIRAGGILLAVATHDTRVDEVRDIMADNNAYGVRQINLPSGRDAAAHMSSA, encoded by the coding sequence ATGTCACAAACAGTAATCGGAGTTTTTAAAACCCAGAACGAAGCTGAACATGCCATTAATTCTCTCAAAGATCTGGGGTATGAACCTCAGAATATGTCTATTATTATGAAAGATATTAAAAAAGCGGAAGAGGTCGGTGAGAACACAGGAGTACACGTTGCAGAAGGAGCGGCCTCTGGTGCCGCAACGGGAGGAATAATCGGCGGTCTGATCGGTCTGTTGGCAGGGATCGGAGCGATAACAATCCCCGGATTGGGAGCCGTGCTCATCGGAGGTCCCATTGCAGCCGCGCTCGGACTCACCGGTGCTGCCGCAACAACTGCGTCCGGAGCAGTTACGGGTGCACTTGCCGGAGGTTTGGTGGGAGCGCTTGTCGGACTTGGTGTTCCTGAAAATGAAGCTAAAGAATATGAAGAGCACATCCGTGCAGGAGGAATCCTTCTTGCTGTAGCGACTCATGATACCCGTGTTGATGAAGTACGGGATATTATGGCAGACAACAATGCCTACGGAGTCCGTCAAATCAATTTGCCATCAGGTAGAGATGCAGCAGCGCATATGTCATCAGCCTAA
- a CDS encoding phosphoenolpyruvate carboxykinase (ATP) translates to MQILYLSIAGFIIKLVFHRSSDKQNKVTPERFCKEIFLHNEGFIIDFEPSSTDFIIEFLEAKGFDIYESPKKKGFIHFYSPVAYNHISTFYHISRVQFIYLLKSAVGQLLSKTGFVMHCSANLVNGEAAIYIGESGIGKTTLVSMLKKEYPILADDEGYIKQEGEAFYFYQGPFLERDYNFSKTYKRYAISTIFILEQGNACQISQPTTDEIRRVSLQLISAQSQLSETRNLLSALESTVPLQKIIFTKRKKELMDCVLNHPPFNNTPCLNTK, encoded by the coding sequence ATGCAAATACTATATCTTTCGATTGCAGGATTTATCATTAAACTGGTATTTCACCGGTCATCCGATAAACAGAATAAAGTGACTCCGGAACGGTTCTGTAAAGAGATTTTTCTCCATAATGAAGGTTTTATCATTGATTTCGAACCGTCTTCAACGGATTTTATTATTGAATTTTTAGAAGCTAAAGGTTTTGATATCTATGAAAGTCCTAAAAAGAAAGGATTTATTCATTTTTATTCCCCTGTTGCATACAATCATATTTCCACGTTCTATCATATAAGCAGAGTACAGTTTATTTATTTACTGAAATCTGCGGTCGGGCAATTGTTGTCAAAAACAGGTTTTGTGATGCACTGTTCTGCAAATCTGGTCAATGGGGAAGCCGCGATTTATATCGGAGAGTCAGGAATAGGGAAAACCACCCTCGTATCAATGTTGAAGAAGGAATATCCCATACTTGCAGATGATGAAGGGTACATCAAACAGGAAGGTGAGGCATTTTACTTCTATCAGGGGCCGTTCCTCGAAAGAGATTACAACTTTAGCAAAACATACAAACGGTATGCAATCTCTACAATCTTTATTCTAGAACAGGGAAATGCCTGTCAGATATCCCAACCAACAACTGATGAAATAAGACGTGTCTCATTGCAGTTGATATCTGCCCAGAGTCAATTATCCGAAACGCGGAATTTACTGTCAGCACTTGAAAGTACTGTTCCTCTTCAGAAGATTATTTTTACAAAAAGAAAGAAGGAATTAATGGATTGCGTTCTCAATCATCCCCCATTTAATAATACGCCGTGCCTCAATACGAAGTAA